The genomic DNA TGCTAGCCACTGTTATGGGAACTAGGGATTAAGACATAAGAAAACAAAGGTCTTGCTCTCTCAGAGTTTGTGTTTCGGTGGGGGAGACGGACAGTAAACAACAAAAGTATGCATACTGTCAGAGGTAGAAGTGGTACAAAAGATGAAGAGCATAGAAGCTGGGAAGACAGTGGTCAGGGAGGGCCTCTCAGAGGAAGTACAAAGTGAGAAGAAATGTCAAGAAAATCAGGAAGCAGGTCATACAGATCTCTAGGGAAAAAGCACTTTAGGCACCAGGAAAGCTGCATGCCAAGGCCCAGAAACATGAAAGCGTATATAGCCTTTTCAGGAAACCACACATGGTACATTATGGTACAGCATAAATTGTAGTTGGAGTGGCAAAAGAAGAGTTAGTCAAGAGTGTAAAAGTCAGCACTTAGGGCTCTATATGCCTGCCGTGTAGAGGAGGTTCCATTTTACACATCAGACAATAGGAGCTGGGAAAATATCTTGAGAATGGGTTTGGAGGAGGGTGTTATGTTATAATGTCATTCTGGCCATAATGTGAAACTAGATAGGAAAGTGCTGAGACTGCAGTCAGGGAGAATAGTAAGGGACTTCTGTCATAAATCAAGCAAAATTGAGGGCTGGGTCAGTacgaatggaaagaaaaggagagtgaGTTAGGAAACCAAACCAACCAACAGGTTTTTGTTCGTCGATGTCAAGATTCAACAAGGAGAGAGAGTTCTTAGATGTCTCGCACGTGATTGGCTTGAACAACCAGATAGAAGACGATGTGATTAGgtcgggcgctgtggctcatgcctgaaatcccagcactttgggaggctgaggcaggcagatcacgaggtcaagagatcgagaccatcctaggcaacatggtgaaaccccgtctctactaaaaatacaaaaaattagctgggcgtggtggcacacgcctgtagtcccagctacttagaaggctgaggcaggagaattgcttgaacctaggaggtggaggttgtagggagccgagatggtgccactgcactccagcctggcgacagaatgagactttgtctccaaaacaaaGAAGATGATGATGTGGTTAAGTGAGACCAATTGAAGTGAGTTGTTATGACAGTGATGAATTCAAATCCATCCAAATATAAGGAGTCACTTATGTTTGTGTAGAGCCTTCACAGCAATTACTTTATTCTAGCTTTAGGAAGGTAATaaggtattattatcctcatttcttGCTGGGAAACCAAAGCCCAGAGTAGTTACTTACCCAGATTGCACAGCAATAAGTgacagaggccgggcgtggtggctcatgcctataatcccagcactttggaagacagcggtaggaggattgcttgaagccaggagtttgagaccagtctgggcaacaaagtgagaccccattctacaaaaaactaaaataaaattagccaggcatgatgcctGTAGCagggttgggaggctgaggtgggaaggttggttgggcccaggggttggaggctgcagtgagctgtgatcacaccacgcagtccagcctgggcgacagagcgagactccgtctcttaaataaaaaagtagaaaaaaaattaaaatgggagACATGGAAATGGAGCTCATGTTCTGACGCTCTTGGCCAAACGTTTTTCCACTATTCCACAACCAACTGTCAATCTAGGAGTTTGAATTCTCTGTGATACGCTGTGTCTTTGTAAGGTAAGAAAATGACTCATTACCGCTACTACAAATAAGtttgttttctatctttattttaatttttttgttttttagagatgccacaacacccagctgatttttttaaaaagtttttgtagagacggagtctctctgtgttgctcaggctggtcttgaactcctggcctcaagtcatcctcccgccttggcctcccaaagctgtaTCTTGATAGTGAACCAGGATTATCATCTATATTGGAAGTCAGCAAACTGCCACATATAACCTGCTACCTGTTTTTGTAATAAAGATTTTATTGAAatacagccatgctcatttgtttatgaATTATCTTTGGCTGCTTTTGCATTGCTCTGCCAATGATCTTTGGCAGAGTTAAGTAGTTGAGATAGTCTTTATGGCTGGCAGATCCTCATTATTTACTCTTtggccctttacaggaaaagttggCCAACCCCGGTCTACGCGTTTCctgaattgtatatatttaatatttacattttatatataaacaaggTTTCTTGTACATTAATATTTCTCTTAGTTGGATATTGGTGGCTTACTATGAATGGAAACATAGAATCAGATTGTTTTTCACAAAACTGTCACTGTATTCCAGGAAAAATTAAGAGTTCTTGGCTGTGGATATGTCAGGTGACAGCTATTTCTATTCCAAAccccttcctttctctgtgtCTCCTTTCTCACTGTTCAAAGAAGGGCTTTGAAGTAGAGAATGTCTAAGGGCTACTTCCCACAATATTGTTTGGTGATTCCTGAAACATACTATCATCCCTCTAGTTTAAAATCAGAGGTCCAAATCCACTGTTTCCATCCTGAGTCCTCTTGAAGGACACATTCCCTTCTTGCCTTTTGGTTACCTAGATCTGTGGCTGGAATGGGAGGCTTTCATTAGTGTGGCTTCATCCTAACACCTGCGTGTAGGTGCTGTCTGGGTGTATCTGTGTGATCACAGTATTGTGGTGATATGAATTATTGTAGTGTATATATAAAAGTGagcagagactttttttttcttaagaaatgaaGCATAACAAATGtctgatggagaaaaaaagatgatttttgaAGTATTGATAGAGAAAATACTGTTGGAAACCagatggcaatttttttttataattacaaaatgttgaaatttgggaggaaaacagttttgttttgtttttacattacaTTGTTAATTGTGACCTCTTATAATGAAGATTAGAGTACATCTAAGGTTTTCACTAGTGAGCATACTTATTTTCATGCCTTCCgtacttaaaatttatttattattttattcatttaacaagtatAAATGGAGTACATCATTTTAGGCCCTGGAGATAAATGGCTTTTGACCAAGACTAATGTATCAGATGGGAAGAAGTGCTGTGCAGAAAGTTCAAAGAGGGTAGTATGTTCGAGGGTGACCTGGGGTACTTTAGAATAGATGGCCAGGGAAAGTTCCGCTTTTAGAAAGGAATCTGTCAGTTTAGATCACATGGTATGAAGGAGTCAGCCAATGAGAAGATCATGGGGAAGGACATTGCAAGCAGCGGGCACAGGTAGCGCAAAGGCCCCAGGATAACAGCTATGAGCTCAGAGTGTTcagggaacagaaagaaggcTGGTGTGGCTACAGATTAAGCAAATGAAGGGAAAAGAGTACAAAATGAGTGGAAGAAGTGGATAATACCAGACCATAAAGGCTTTGTAGTCTAGGGCAAGGAATTTGGGATTTATTCTAAGCTCTTAAAAGGTTTCAAGCATGCGTGCACTCAAAAGATCTTTACCGAGCTAAGCTTTTGCAAGACACTCTACTATGTTCTGTAAGGAAGGCAGAAATGACCAAGTTAAAATTTTGTCTCTAAAGAAATTGTGGCTCAGTGGTACAGAAAACAGTAAAGTTTCTAGGGTATGTATTATATAGTGATTTCTTAACACAATATAAGCTACCtacatagtaattttaaaattgtcactACTTATCTATCCCTGGTAGAAATCATCTTATGTTCTAATATACACAATTAATTTTTTGacctaaacatttaaaatagcaatGATTTTGAAATAGTAGTATGTCTGTCATTTAAAATGtaactgttatttttctttttggattttgcCTGGGTCCAACTGACAGCGTTTACTGGCCCTTATTCGTCCTGATTTTCCACGCcatctcccccatcccccatttCATTGCCAAAAGAGTCACCTATGACTCAGATGCAACCAGTAGTGCCTGTCGGGAACTGGCATATTTCTTCACTACTGGAATTGTTGTTTCTGCCTTTGGATTTCCTGTTATTCTTGCTCGTGTGGCTGtggtaagttttattttctattgttttgccCAACTGTTGCTGAGTTTACTTCAGAGGCCTGTGTCTGGGACCTCCATTTCATGTTCATTACTTAGGCTTTATACTCAAGGCCGTGTATTTTTAGTTGCTCTGTTCCTCTACTTTAGACCTGCCTATCAGTAGCTCGGCCATGCTTTCAGAgtgctttctttatttctcttacaACTTTTAGCCAGACGATatgatttcttgctttttctacTTTAAGCTATTCTCTGGAATTGTTCTTAAATTCCTGCCTCTTAAATCTTACAGTGATCCGTAGATACTATGCTAGCAGGACTTTTCTAGTTGCAAGATGAAGATATTTCAAATTCTTCTGCAAATGGGATCATGGACTCAACTCTCAACTCAGTATAATAGGTATATGTTGAGGGACAACTATGTAGCTTCCAGAAAATGCAGTGAATAAGTTGACATCTTCACTTCCAAGACAAaagctttctttttgtcttcaaagTATGCATTGTAGGtataatttattcaattatttgatGTTCACTGTCTTTCCTACTATTTGATTTTATTCCCTCCaattatattctattttaattttatgaaactCTTATTTGAGGCATTGAATATCAGATAAGCCCACATcttgtttattcaataaatatctttggAACAACTACTATTTGTAAAACACCAGAAATAAGAAATAGGTACTGTCTCTGCTCCTAAGGAACACAGAAACTAGCTTGCTGCGTAAGTATACTGTAAGTGTACTATGTGAGACGGTTGAAGCATGATCAGAATGCCATAGGGgcaccaagaagagagaaattccaGCTGGCATTTGATATGGGCCTCTAACGATAAATAGCATTTGTATTAAGGTAGGATGGCTGTTGTATGGAATGACATTCAAGTGTAAGAATGCAATATATGGAATAAGGAAGAGTCCAGTGTGGTAGAGCTAAAAGAAGGTTGTTGAGATTAAGGCTGGAAGGGTTGTGAAACCTGATTAGCAATGGTCTTGAACCCCATGCCACTTTGATCTTTGTCTAGATCATGGGGAAAGATTGAAGGGTTTTGAATACAACAAGATTGTCATGACTTTATTCTTCTTGTGCTTTACACCAGCCTTCTTAAGCGCTgcagtaaatatttgtattttttcctttcaatgcTGCCATCATGTTTTGTGAAGAAACTTTCATTGACGTTTCTATTggttaaagtaaaacaaaaaatgccCACTAGAGGGTACTCTCATCCCCAAATGTGCTTCTGTAAAACCATCTACAAACCATCTACCAAGCTGGAAAGCAGTTTTCAGTTGTATGAAGACTATTATTTAAAGTCTTTTCTTGcctagaaaagaaacaaacaaattcataactctacaatttttattttccatgaaaGAAGTCGATGTGTGCAGAACTTTCAGTACCCAATATTGTAATTGCACTATTTATAATCTTACCACTTGAGTTTTACTTAAGGCAAtcattgtcaattaaaaacaagtaGAGAAATATGTCTAATTGGGAACATATTAAGGATGATACTAGACTTAATTAACAAGCATCACAGAAGTAATTAGACTCATTTCTGAACAGTTCGTTGTCTCCTGTTAACATTATTAAGCCTTTTAGCAGCTTTGTGTAATATTTCATTGGATGTTTCTAATGCGGAAAATAATAGGGATTGCAAAGAGTACAATATGAAGGAAGTAAGGATTTAAtccttcttttcttgtctttcagaTCAAATGGGGAGCCTGTGGCCTTGTGTTGGCAGGCAATGCAGTCATTTTCCTTACAATTCAAGGGTTTTTCCTTATATTTGGAAGAGGAGATGATTTTAGCTGGGAGCAGTGGTAGCACTTTATTCTGATTACAGTGCATTGAATTTCTTAGAACTCATACTGTCtgtatacatgtgcacatgtggCATTTTACTATGAAATTTAATATGCTGGGTTTTTTAATACCTTTATATCATGTTCACTTTAAGGAAGACTTCATAAGTAAAAGATGAGTTTTATTCTCAGCAAATAGACCTGTCAAATTTAGATTATGTTACTCAAATTATGTTACTTGTTTGGCTGTTCATGTAGTCATGGTGCTCTCAGAAAATATATTAACCCAGTCTTGTAGACAGCTGCCACCTTATGCAGTGCATCTAAACCTTTTGCTTGGGGATGTGCTTGGAGAGGCAGATAACACTGAAGCAGGTCTCTCATGGCCCAGGAAGGCCGGGGTGGATCCCTCTTTGTGTTGTAGTCCATGCTATTCAAAGTGTGGCCCACAGACCAAGAGCCTCAACATTTCCTAGGgccttattagaaatgcagaatctgaaGCCCCACTCTGGACCCAGGGCATTTTGATGAGATCCAAAGGAGTTGTATGCAcatgaaagtttgagaagcatcGTCATAGAGAAGTAAACATCACACCCAACTTCCTTATCTTTCCAGTGGCTAAACCACTTAACCTCTGTGGGTGTTACCtgcttattttgttaaaaaaaaaaaaaaaagtctcacctGCTTTCATGCTGAGGACAAGTTCAGATGTTCAAGCCTATAATATTCAGGCTGTTCCTCAAATTCATGGAAAGTGTTCTCAGAATTGGGAGacagtcaaagggtacaaagcctcagttaggaggaataagtgtgattttttttaaagatcacttGCACAGCATACTAAATATAGGAATAATTGAATGTGTATTTCAATattgctaagagtagatttcTAATGTCCtcataaaaaagttaaatatttgagGTAATATGTTAGTGTAATCATTCCACCTTATATTCAAAAATCATAACACTGtattgtaccctataaatatatacaataatttgtcaacatataatcaaaataaaaaacaaaacgtactccctccccccaaaaaaacttcTCAGTGGGGAACAGGTGTATCTTTTCATCTGAAAGACAATGCTGGGGGAGGAGGTCCACAGAGATGCGggcagggaggctgggctggagccAGCCCCTGCGTTAGCAGGAGGGGGAGAATAGATAGGTAACTCTTTTACGTTTCCTTTATAATCTGGCACTTCTCCCCAGctccttccctctgccctccACCCCTACTCCTCAACAGTTCTGGTTTGTCCTGACTTCTCTACAGCTCTGGCTTCTTCCTGAAGAGATAGAGGAGCCATGTAAGCACGCAGTGGGTGAACTGCTTAATTTCCCTACACGTTGATGTACTTACTGTCTTCCGTCCTGTAGGTCTTTTCTATGTAACTTTATGCCACCCTTAAATAAATCACTGGGTATACATGTCATGTTGGATCCTGTAATCACAGTTTTCCCTGCTCACCTTTTTGTCTAAGATCTATTGAGAAAGGGAAATATGGGAAGGAGAACCATTTGATCAGAATACAACCAATAGTCTTTAAGTATTGTTTAAGTATGAAACTGAAATACATTCAAAAGGCTTGTGATCTGAGTAATTAGTGGGTATGATGCTGGGACTGGAAAATAGAAAGTCATAACTAAAGGGTTAATGTGCAACATTATTTTTTGGCCTTGTGcatgattttatgttttcagtGTCCTGTGTACATATAGAATTGTTAAAGTTGttatttccaatatttatattagaaaaattatttagatactttataattttaaccAGCATTTTTAATAATGACACTTGCATTTATTGTATTATAATAAATTTCActtttaactttaaaagtttttattgtgATGTTGCCTTGCctgaaaagataacaaaaatgaGAGAATTTCTTGATGTTTTAAAATGGGCAGTTTTGAGCAATTATCTGTCCTAACAGAACAATAGCAATAAGTTTTAGGATACCATCTTAAATGTCTAGTTGGTGTGCAATAGCTTTTCTTTCTAAGATGGCAATAATGATTTGTTTCTACTACATTTTGCAAAAGTGTTTTTGTTGCTTATACACATTTTCAATAACCAAGGTAGCCTTCATATGTAGCCTTAAAGCATTACCTCTTGATTGTATCTTTAGATTGATATAAAGTACTTGCATATAGAGTATTTGAAGTGATAGGTTATTAGATTTGCTCTATGTCAGAAAGAGCTATTCTGCAATGCCTAAATATCATTTAAACAGTAAATATTAATAGGAAATATTCCTATAtctgaatatataatataaaagtttGGTCATGGTGACACaaatgttgggcatttttttccttataaaaggctcttttttttttttaatattgtacaATATATTTGGAGATTCAGAGCATAGTGACTATAGTCTAAAACTGAGATTGCACTTCCAAAATTGCCCACAGGTAAATAATCTTATGAAGGGATTCTTTATCATGTTTCAAACAAGTGGCTTACAAGCAGACTTTGAGACACTTTTCCACAGAAACAATACCATGAATTGGTGATTGAGTTCCCAGGCCAAGCCTCCCTCAACAGGTTCAACTCTGATACACCTAACCTGTGATACTGAAGGTGCCTGCCTGAGTTTTGGGTCTCTGAGACAGGGTAGTGTGAGCAGTTTGGAGGAAGGACAGTGCAACTTTCCACCCCTTTTCCTAAGAACAAGGtctttctccttttaatttttccacTCATTTTCACCTCCTAATGCCCTTGAGATCCAGGTACACTCCTGGGAGTTTTGTTCACCTCTCCCAACTGCGAGCCTTCCCACTGGGCTCCATCCTCCCTCCTGAGGTTCTTATATTCCAGAGTCACCCACCCTTCTCCTCCCATTAGTCAGTTCTCTAAGTACAGCTGATGtcatgtggtgctgagaag from Nomascus leucogenys isolate Asia chromosome 5, Asia_NLE_v1, whole genome shotgun sequence includes the following:
- the LEPROT gene encoding leptin receptor gene-related protein isoform X1, producing MAGVKALVALSFSGAIGLTFLMLGCALEDYGVYWPLFVLIFHAISPIPHFIAKRVTYDSDATSSACRELAYFFTTGIVVSAFGFPVILARVAVIKWGACGLVLAGNAVIFLTIQGFFLIFGRGDDFSWEQW